Proteins from a genomic interval of Anatilimnocola floriformis:
- a CDS encoding alpha-E domain-containing protein produces the protein MLSRVADSIFWMSRCIERAQNVARFINVNLKLSIELGAATHNQWSPLIYTTGDQERFEELYGEYNQRNVIDFLAFDSNNGNSIISCLRAARENARTVREMISSMMWEELNKFFLSVRAAANDQTILESPYEFFNQIILASHLVEGITDGTMSHGEPWHFAHLGRMLERADKTSRILDVKYFILLPNVGDVGTNIDTIQWGALLESASALEMYRKRHGRISPEDVAEFLILDREFPRAMHHCLIEAEKSLNAIFGRRDDRIYNSAEQRLGRLRADVNYSQIREIIDGGLHEFIDDFQVKLNAVGAAIHETFFAEPPASSLEMSTQ, from the coding sequence ATGTTAAGTCGAGTCGCAGATTCCATCTTTTGGATGAGCCGTTGCATCGAACGGGCGCAGAACGTTGCGCGGTTCATCAATGTCAATCTCAAGCTCTCGATCGAGCTCGGCGCAGCCACGCACAACCAGTGGTCGCCGCTGATCTACACGACCGGCGATCAAGAACGCTTCGAAGAGCTCTACGGCGAGTACAACCAGCGGAACGTCATCGACTTTCTTGCCTTCGATTCGAACAACGGCAACTCGATTATCTCGTGCCTCCGCGCCGCTCGCGAAAACGCCCGCACGGTCCGCGAAATGATCTCGTCGATGATGTGGGAAGAGCTCAACAAGTTCTTCCTCAGCGTGCGGGCCGCAGCCAACGACCAGACGATCCTCGAAAGCCCCTACGAGTTCTTCAATCAGATCATTCTGGCCAGCCATCTGGTCGAAGGGATCACCGACGGCACGATGTCGCACGGCGAGCCGTGGCACTTCGCGCATCTCGGCCGTATGCTCGAACGGGCCGATAAGACCTCGCGCATTCTCGATGTGAAGTACTTCATCCTGCTCCCCAACGTTGGCGATGTGGGGACCAACATCGACACGATTCAGTGGGGCGCGTTGTTGGAATCGGCCAGCGCCTTGGAAATGTATCGTAAGCGGCATGGGCGGATTTCGCCCGAAGATGTCGCCGAGTTTTTGATTCTCGATCGGGAATTTCCCCGCGCGATGCATCACTGCCTGATCGAAGCCGAAAAGTCGCTGAATGCCATCTTCGGCCGGCGCGACGACCGCATCTACAACTCTGCCGAACAACGGCTGGGGCGGTTGCGGGCGGATGTGAACTATTCGCAGATCCGCGAAATTATCGACGGCGGGCTGCACGAGTTCATCGACGACTTCCAGGTCAAGTTGAACGCCGTCGGCGCCGCGATTCACGAGACGTTTTTCGCGGAACCACCGGCATCTTCGTTAGAGATGTCGACTCAATGA
- a CDS encoding circularly permuted type 2 ATP-grasp protein produces the protein MSPGAVTSEAHVQRDLLQGYVPYQQVHDELLGADGTLRGQWQKFVPALAQLGSPEIARRWEASRKLIRENGVTYNVHGDPAGLARPWELDAVPLLLPTSEWNTISEGLVQRATLLNMVLADLYGPQRLLSEGLLPPELVFAHPGFLRSCKDLPVPRNRYLYLSAAHLARDRSGQWLVIADRTRGPTGAGYALENRLVMSRMMPDVFRDCQVERLARFFATLRETLQTSGRVHDQPRIVLLSPGPTSPTYFEDAYLSRYLGFTLVEGGDLTVRENNVYLKTLGGLMRVDVILRRVRDELCDPLELHGDSLQGVPGLTHAARSGTVLLANALGCSVVESAALVPFMPTLAHFFLREELKLNSVRTWWCGDGESLQYVIENFDKLVVKPSFPSARHTAISGGQLPKSQREEWIAKIKHRPQNYVAQELVTGSSAPMWAGGTLRACHVAVRTFAVATGDTYEVMPGGLARVSTSSDPLAESALGGQGSKDVWVLGDGPVANVSLLHPAGTMISLQRSGNDLPSRVADHLFWLGRHVERLEGIARVLRTTLTRLTSEASFAGSQSMGPLLKMLAELMAFPAPLRPSLTAPAMAALEAELSRWISDPTRNSLASMVSAMRGAATVVRDRLSLDSWRILNRLGQELVNQGKEPSPSLTDSLPMLNRLILDLAAFSGMGTESMTRGPGWRFLDLGRRLERALQAMTVIKVALVEPPADEDSLLEALLEIGDSSMTYRNRYLTMLQLPPILDLLLTDETNPRSVGFQVAALLGHVDALPHSNRQLLRSTEQRLILDTCTQLRLADVYALSHLDRQGRRSSLERFLLRHSEQLRQLSDEISRNYLIHAGPARQLNEIRPSST, from the coding sequence ATGTCGCCGGGTGCGGTAACCAGCGAAGCTCACGTGCAGCGAGATCTGCTCCAGGGGTACGTTCCCTACCAGCAGGTTCACGATGAGCTGTTGGGAGCCGATGGCACGCTCCGCGGGCAGTGGCAAAAGTTCGTTCCCGCCCTCGCCCAACTCGGCAGCCCCGAAATCGCCCGCCGCTGGGAAGCCTCGCGCAAGCTGATCCGCGAAAACGGCGTGACGTATAACGTTCACGGCGATCCCGCCGGCCTGGCCCGACCGTGGGAACTCGACGCGGTTCCGCTCCTGCTGCCAACCTCGGAATGGAACACCATTTCCGAAGGTCTCGTGCAGCGAGCGACATTGCTGAACATGGTGCTGGCCGATCTGTATGGTCCGCAGCGGTTGCTGAGCGAAGGGCTGCTGCCGCCGGAATTGGTATTTGCCCATCCGGGCTTCCTGCGGTCCTGCAAAGATCTGCCAGTTCCTCGCAATCGCTACTTGTATCTTTCCGCAGCCCACTTGGCTCGCGACCGCAGCGGCCAATGGTTGGTGATTGCTGATCGCACGCGTGGGCCGACTGGCGCTGGTTATGCGCTCGAAAATCGCCTGGTGATGTCGCGGATGATGCCCGACGTCTTTCGCGATTGCCAGGTGGAACGTCTTGCGCGATTTTTCGCTACGCTGCGCGAAACATTGCAGACGAGCGGCCGAGTTCACGATCAGCCGCGGATCGTGTTGCTCAGCCCGGGCCCGACGAGCCCCACTTATTTCGAAGACGCCTACCTGTCGCGCTACTTGGGTTTCACGCTGGTCGAAGGTGGCGATCTGACGGTCCGCGAGAACAACGTTTATCTCAAAACGCTCGGCGGGCTGATGCGGGTCGATGTGATCCTCCGCCGCGTTCGCGACGAGCTGTGCGATCCGCTGGAACTCCACGGCGACTCGCTGCAAGGCGTGCCAGGTTTGACGCACGCAGCCCGCAGTGGCACCGTGTTGCTGGCCAATGCTCTCGGCTGCAGCGTGGTCGAATCGGCCGCCCTCGTGCCGTTCATGCCGACGCTGGCGCACTTCTTTTTGCGCGAGGAGCTGAAGCTCAACTCCGTTCGCACTTGGTGGTGCGGCGACGGCGAGTCGCTGCAGTACGTCATCGAAAATTTTGACAAGCTGGTGGTCAAACCGAGCTTTCCCTCTGCGCGACACACTGCCATTTCAGGTGGCCAGCTTCCGAAATCGCAGCGCGAAGAGTGGATCGCGAAAATCAAACACCGGCCGCAGAATTACGTCGCTCAAGAACTCGTGACCGGTTCATCGGCCCCGATGTGGGCCGGCGGTACGCTGCGGGCCTGCCATGTCGCGGTCCGCACGTTTGCGGTGGCGACTGGCGATACCTATGAAGTGATGCCTGGCGGCCTGGCCCGCGTCTCAACCTCCTCCGACCCACTCGCCGAATCGGCGCTCGGCGGCCAAGGGAGCAAGGATGTGTGGGTTCTGGGCGACGGCCCGGTGGCGAATGTTTCGCTGCTCCATCCCGCCGGCACGATGATCTCGCTGCAACGCAGCGGCAACGATCTTCCCAGCCGCGTCGCCGATCACTTGTTCTGGCTCGGCCGGCACGTCGAACGGCTCGAAGGAATCGCCCGTGTGCTGCGGACGACCCTCACCCGGCTCACCAGCGAAGCCTCTTTCGCTGGTTCGCAGAGTATGGGCCCGCTGCTGAAGATGCTTGCCGAATTGATGGCCTTCCCCGCACCGCTCCGGCCGTCGCTCACCGCGCCGGCGATGGCGGCGCTCGAAGCCGAACTCAGTCGTTGGATTTCCGATCCCACGCGCAACAGCCTGGCCAGCATGGTGAGTGCGATGCGCGGCGCTGCGACCGTCGTGCGCGATCGCTTGTCGCTCGACAGCTGGCGGATTTTGAATCGCCTCGGCCAAGAGCTGGTAAATCAGGGGAAAGAGCCGTCGCCGTCGCTGACCGATTCGCTGCCGATGCTCAATCGCTTGATCCTCGATCTGGCGGCGTTCAGCGGTATGGGCACCGAAAGCATGACCCGCGGTCCGGGTTGGCGTTTTCTCGATTTGGGCCGCCGTCTCGAACGAGCGCTGCAAGCGATGACCGTGATCAAGGTCGCGCTCGTCGAACCCCCTGCCGATGAAGATTCACTGCTCGAGGCGCTGCTGGAAATTGGCGATAGCTCGATGACCTATCGCAACCGCTACCTGACGATGCTGCAGCTGCCACCGATTCTCGACTTGCTACTGACCGACGAAACGAACCCGCGCTCGGTCGGCTTTCAAGTCGCCGCGCTCCTCGGTCACGTCGATGCCCTGCCGCATTCCAATCGGCAACTCCTCCGCAGCACCGAGCAACGGCTGATTCTCGATACCTGCACGCAACTTCGCCTCGCCGATGTCTATGCCCTGTCGCATCTCGATCGTCAGGGCCGACGTTCATCGCTGGAGCGGTTCCTGCTGCGACATAGCGAGCAACTGCGGCAACTGTCGGATGAGATCAGTCGGAATTATTTGATTCATGCTGGTCCGGCGCGGCAGCTCAACGAGATTCGTCCCTCCTCCACGTAG
- a CDS encoding transglutaminase family protein gives MKYKVTHTTIYDYSDAVPVCHNEIRLWPRDHRRQVCLQHRLRVRPEPAHTDHRTDYFGNHAGQFAIEQPHNRLTVTAVSQVQVTPPEVPAPSSTPPWEDIRDRFAIGQPPWWLEARQFVLDSPYVQASSALRALAEPSFTPGRPWLEAVLDLTRRIYTEFKYDPAATNVNTALETVLRIRRGVCQDFAHLQIGCLRSLGLPARYVSGYLLTQPPPGQPRLVGADASHAWVAAFCPEAGWIDFDPTNNVIPGVGHVTLAWGRDYGDVCPIKGVVVGGGQHRMRVAVDVAPMLD, from the coding sequence ATGAAATACAAAGTCACGCATACCACGATCTACGATTATTCCGACGCGGTTCCAGTCTGTCACAACGAGATCCGCCTCTGGCCTCGCGATCATCGCCGGCAGGTTTGCCTGCAGCATCGCTTGCGGGTTCGTCCGGAACCGGCTCACACCGATCATCGCACCGACTACTTTGGCAATCACGCGGGGCAGTTCGCCATCGAGCAGCCGCACAACCGCTTGACGGTCACCGCCGTCAGCCAGGTGCAAGTCACGCCGCCGGAAGTACCCGCGCCGAGCAGCACGCCGCCCTGGGAAGACATCCGCGACCGCTTTGCCATCGGTCAGCCACCCTGGTGGCTTGAGGCGCGGCAGTTTGTGCTCGACTCGCCTTACGTGCAAGCAAGTTCCGCCCTCCGCGCGCTCGCCGAACCCTCGTTCACGCCGGGCCGGCCTTGGCTCGAAGCGGTGCTTGATCTGACGCGACGGATTTATACGGAGTTCAAGTACGATCCGGCGGCGACGAACGTGAACACCGCTCTTGAGACCGTGCTGCGAATTCGCCGCGGCGTGTGTCAGGATTTCGCCCATCTGCAAATCGGCTGCTTGCGTTCGCTAGGATTGCCGGCGCGGTATGTGAGCGGTTACTTGCTCACGCAACCGCCACCAGGACAGCCGCGACTGGTTGGCGCCGATGCCTCGCATGCCTGGGTTGCGGCGTTTTGTCCCGAGGCGGGCTGGATCGATTTCGATCCTACGAACAACGTCATCCCCGGCGTCGGCCATGTGACGCTCGCCTGGGGACGCGACTACGGCGACGTCTGCCCGATTAAGGGCGTGGTTGTCGGCGGCGGCCAACACCGCATGCGCGTGGCGGTCGATGTCGCGCCGATGCTAGATTGA
- a CDS encoding c-type cytochrome, with the protein MMRYWIVSAAWLLVGAFALGAESKDGKHFTQKPEVAEATGQPAPAEVTKPAANKAWVTEGPAPVWIWGADNNKKYFLRKTFTGGKAARLKASCDNVVVVRVNGQMVLRSNEWQSATEVDVQQHVKAGENLLEAEIENEGGAAAFVLKMMITGADDKATYIVSDDSWEIAEQRKAKDWGKPRVVAKYGAGPWGEVLSGSALAGGPQRDTFNLLPGFQAERLFTVPKDKLGSWVCLAVDGKGRLIASDQGNIGLCRITPPAIGSSGETKVELLDIKIDGKQISGAQGLLWAFDSLYICCNGGPGSGLYRARDKNGDDQFDEVVKLKEFRGGGEHGPHALRLSPDGKSIYVDCGNHTSPPFDRTTNSPVQTMGGVRSEQLHAQLPEGISSRIAPNWDEDLFTPRQWDANGHAAGIVAPGGWIAKTDPDGKTWEMISVGYRNQYDFAFNGDGEMFVYDADMEWDFGSPWYRPTRVVHAPSGSELGWRSGTGKWPPYYVDSLPQLVDIGPGSPVGVEFGYGTKFPAKYQQALFICDWTFATMYAIHIEPNGASYKATKEEFVSRTPLPLTDTVVGTDGALYFTIGGRGAQSELFRVTYVGKESTAPIERKDPREAQLRALRREIETYHVADHAAPEKAAAFLVPHLAHADRHIRYAARVALERLPVAAWQDQVLNSNDTETIITGVVGLARQADAPLQPRILAALEKLSYAKLSEFQRLEYLRAYQLVFTRLGLPADPERVKLGSKFDSLFPTNSNPHDRELAILMVGLSSPQAATKIVPELTKEHDSATAVSEELLARNRGYGGTVASVLANQVDQQQYHYAFTLRNLKTGWTVDQRLNYFRWFETARKKSGGNSYQKFLTNIENDAFSNSTDSERLAVEALGLRKPYVAPELPKAKGPGKDYTAADVVALADGKLTGRDFKNGQKMFAAARCVVCHRYGGDGGATGPDLTQLAGRFSLKDLTDSIIEPSKVISDQYKATVVATTDGKTFTGRVITDLPESITMVIDPENAAKIQTIKKSDIEESKPSSVSLMPKDLLKQLNENEVLDLLAYLLSRGNPRDAMFKK; encoded by the coding sequence ATGATGCGGTATTGGATTGTTAGCGCGGCTTGGTTGTTGGTTGGTGCATTCGCGCTGGGCGCGGAATCGAAAGACGGCAAGCACTTCACACAAAAACCCGAAGTCGCCGAAGCGACCGGGCAACCGGCCCCAGCCGAAGTTACCAAGCCAGCCGCGAATAAGGCGTGGGTCACCGAAGGACCCGCGCCGGTTTGGATCTGGGGTGCCGACAACAATAAGAAATACTTTCTCCGCAAGACATTCACCGGCGGCAAGGCGGCCCGGCTAAAGGCCTCGTGCGACAACGTCGTGGTAGTCCGCGTCAACGGCCAAATGGTCCTCCGCTCGAACGAATGGCAATCGGCGACCGAAGTCGATGTGCAACAGCATGTGAAAGCGGGCGAGAATCTGCTCGAAGCCGAAATTGAAAACGAAGGTGGCGCGGCTGCCTTCGTTTTGAAAATGATGATCACCGGCGCCGACGACAAAGCGACCTACATCGTCAGCGACGACAGCTGGGAAATCGCCGAACAGCGCAAAGCCAAGGATTGGGGCAAGCCGCGCGTCGTGGCAAAGTACGGCGCCGGGCCGTGGGGCGAAGTACTCAGCGGCAGCGCTTTGGCCGGCGGTCCGCAACGCGATACATTCAATTTGCTCCCTGGTTTCCAAGCCGAACGCCTCTTTACCGTGCCGAAGGACAAACTCGGTTCTTGGGTTTGCCTCGCCGTGGACGGTAAGGGCCGATTGATCGCCAGCGATCAAGGCAACATCGGGCTCTGTCGCATCACGCCACCGGCGATCGGCAGCAGCGGGGAGACGAAAGTCGAATTGCTCGACATCAAGATCGATGGCAAGCAAATCTCCGGCGCGCAAGGGCTACTTTGGGCTTTTGACTCGCTTTACATCTGCTGCAACGGAGGTCCCGGCAGCGGTTTGTATCGAGCCCGCGATAAGAACGGCGACGATCAGTTCGATGAAGTCGTGAAGCTCAAGGAGTTTCGCGGCGGCGGCGAACATGGTCCGCACGCGCTGCGTCTCTCTCCCGACGGCAAGAGCATCTACGTCGACTGCGGCAACCACACTTCGCCGCCATTCGATCGAACGACAAACTCGCCCGTGCAAACGATGGGCGGCGTGCGGTCAGAGCAACTCCACGCCCAGCTGCCAGAAGGGATCAGCAGCCGCATCGCTCCCAACTGGGACGAAGACCTGTTCACGCCGCGGCAGTGGGATGCCAACGGCCATGCGGCGGGCATTGTCGCGCCGGGCGGCTGGATCGCCAAGACCGATCCCGATGGCAAGACCTGGGAGATGATCTCGGTCGGCTATCGCAATCAGTACGACTTCGCCTTCAACGGCGACGGCGAGATGTTTGTCTACGACGCCGACATGGAATGGGATTTTGGTTCGCCTTGGTACCGACCGACGCGCGTTGTGCATGCTCCGAGCGGCAGCGAGTTAGGTTGGCGGAGCGGCACGGGCAAATGGCCGCCTTACTATGTCGATAGCCTGCCGCAACTCGTCGACATCGGCCCTGGTTCGCCGGTAGGTGTCGAGTTCGGCTATGGCACGAAGTTCCCTGCGAAGTATCAGCAGGCGCTGTTCATCTGCGACTGGACCTTCGCCACGATGTATGCGATTCACATCGAGCCGAATGGCGCGAGCTACAAAGCCACCAAGGAAGAATTCGTTTCGCGCACGCCACTACCGCTGACCGACACTGTTGTTGGTACGGATGGCGCACTCTATTTCACGATTGGTGGCCGTGGCGCGCAAAGCGAACTATTTCGCGTGACCTACGTCGGCAAGGAATCGACAGCACCGATCGAACGCAAAGACCCGCGCGAAGCACAGTTGCGCGCTCTTCGTCGCGAGATCGAGACCTACCATGTCGCCGATCATGCTGCTCCCGAAAAGGCCGCGGCGTTTCTCGTGCCGCATCTGGCTCATGCCGATCGACACATTCGCTATGCGGCGCGGGTGGCGCTCGAGCGGTTGCCGGTTGCTGCCTGGCAGGATCAGGTGTTGAATTCGAACGATACCGAAACGATCATCACCGGCGTTGTCGGCCTGGCTCGTCAAGCCGATGCGCCGCTGCAGCCGCGAATCCTGGCTGCTTTGGAGAAGCTCAGCTACGCCAAGCTCAGCGAATTTCAACGGCTGGAATATCTCCGCGCTTACCAACTCGTCTTCACGCGACTCGGCTTGCCTGCCGACCCGGAGCGCGTGAAGCTCGGCTCCAAATTCGATTCGCTTTTTCCCACCAATTCGAATCCTCACGATCGCGAACTGGCCATCCTGATGGTCGGTTTGAGCTCGCCTCAAGCCGCCACCAAGATCGTGCCGGAATTGACGAAGGAGCACGACTCGGCGACTGCCGTTTCGGAAGAACTGCTGGCCCGCAACCGCGGTTACGGCGGCACGGTGGCTTCGGTCCTCGCCAATCAGGTCGATCAGCAGCAGTATCACTATGCGTTTACGCTGCGAAATCTGAAGACCGGCTGGACCGTCGATCAGCGTTTGAACTACTTCCGCTGGTTTGAAACGGCCCGGAAGAAGAGTGGCGGCAATAGCTACCAGAAGTTTCTCACGAATATCGAGAACGACGCCTTCAGCAACTCCACCGATTCCGAACGTCTCGCCGTCGAAGCCCTCGGCCTTCGCAAGCCTTACGTCGCACCCGAGCTGCCGAAGGCGAAAGGCCCAGGCAAGGATTACACGGCTGCCGATGTCGTCGCGCTTGCCGATGGCAAACTAACGGGCCGCGACTTCAAGAACGGCCAGAAGATGTTTGCGGCGGCGCGGTGCGTCGTCTGTCATCGCTACGGCGGAGACGGCGGCGCTACCGGCCCCGATCTGACGCAACTCGCCGGCCGCTTCAGCTTGAAGGATCTCACCGATTCGATCATCGAACCGAGCAAGGTGATTTCGGATCAGTACAAAGCGACCGTCGTGGCCACCACCGACGGCAAGACGTTCACGGGCCGCGTCATCACCGATCTGCCCGAGAGCATCACGATGGTGATCGATCCCGAGAACGCAGCGAAGATCCAAACGATCAAGAAGAGCGACATCGAGGAAAGTAAACCCTCGTCGGTCTCGCTCATGCCGAAGGATTTGTTGAAGCAGCTAAACGAAAACGAAGTGCTCGACCTGCTCGCTTACTTGCTCTCGCGCGGCAACCCGCGGGATGCGATGTTTAAGAAGTAG
- a CDS encoding outer membrane protein assembly factor BamB family protein: MSHRRDFMALLATSFALAVPLVASAENWPQWRGAKLDGISHEKNLPVTFSPTEGVAWKLDMPGPAGSTPVVFDDRIYVTSVDNDKLVLIAVSTDGKELWRQTLATGNKDVRGDEGNSASPSPCTDGKHVWAFFANGVLGCYTKDGEQVWKIDVQDRYGKLKIAFGMTSTPVIDGNKLYLQLIHGEGNPKTREAVIVCLDAASGKELWKHDRESDGKDECEHSYASPILYRDATQSFLVTHGADYVTAHSLEDGHELWRCGDLNPKGNYNPTLRFVATPVAADGIIVVPSAKNGPVYALKADGKGDVTENENAYLWKRAKETPDVPSPLIVDGLVYLCRENGNLICMDAKTGEEYYNQRTTADRHRASPVYADGKIYLCARKGTVTVVKAGKDFEILAKNDMVDSIASSPAIAGGRLYLRTYKSLYAIGK, from the coding sequence ATGTCCCACCGTCGCGATTTCATGGCTTTGCTCGCCACTTCGTTCGCTTTGGCAGTTCCGCTGGTTGCCTCGGCAGAAAATTGGCCACAGTGGCGCGGAGCCAAGCTCGACGGTATTAGCCACGAGAAAAACTTGCCGGTAACGTTCAGCCCGACTGAGGGCGTGGCGTGGAAGCTCGACATGCCCGGCCCTGCCGGATCGACGCCAGTGGTGTTCGATGACCGGATCTATGTCACCAGTGTCGACAATGACAAGCTGGTGCTGATCGCCGTGAGCACCGACGGCAAGGAGCTGTGGCGGCAAACCCTGGCGACAGGCAACAAGGACGTTCGCGGCGACGAAGGCAACAGTGCATCGCCTTCGCCCTGCACCGACGGTAAACACGTTTGGGCGTTCTTCGCCAACGGTGTGCTCGGCTGCTACACCAAGGATGGTGAACAGGTTTGGAAGATCGACGTGCAGGATCGCTACGGCAAACTAAAAATTGCGTTCGGCATGACCAGCACGCCGGTGATCGATGGCAACAAGTTATACCTGCAGTTGATTCACGGCGAAGGAAATCCCAAGACGCGTGAAGCCGTCATCGTCTGTCTGGACGCCGCCTCGGGCAAAGAGCTGTGGAAGCACGATCGCGAGAGCGACGGCAAAGACGAATGCGAACACTCCTACGCCTCGCCCATCTTGTATCGCGACGCCACGCAGAGTTTTCTCGTGACGCACGGCGCTGACTATGTCACTGCTCATAGCCTGGAAGATGGCCACGAGCTGTGGCGCTGCGGCGACTTGAATCCCAAGGGCAACTACAACCCGACATTGCGGTTCGTCGCGACGCCGGTTGCTGCCGATGGCATTATTGTCGTCCCGTCGGCGAAGAACGGTCCTGTCTATGCCCTGAAGGCCGACGGCAAGGGCGATGTAACCGAAAACGAAAACGCCTATCTCTGGAAGCGAGCTAAAGAAACCCCAGACGTGCCATCGCCGCTGATCGTCGATGGCTTGGTCTATCTTTGCCGCGAGAATGGCAACTTGATCTGCATGGATGCCAAGACCGGCGAGGAATATTACAACCAGCGCACGACGGCGGACCGCCATCGCGCATCGCCCGTTTACGCCGACGGCAAGATCTATCTTTGTGCACGCAAAGGCACGGTCACGGTGGTGAAAGCCGGTAAGGATTTTGAGATTCTCGCCAAGAACGACATGGTCGATTCGATCGCGTCTTCGCCGGCGATCGCTGGCGGACGTCTATATCTGCGGACTTATAAATCGCTCTACGCGATTGGGAAGTAA
- a CDS encoding type II toxin-antitoxin system RelE/ParE family toxin, which yields MIVEFNAEAGDEFDRATEWYRHQSAKAANSFVLKVQEAISGIVADPQRFERVKHGCQRCGLRPFPYSLIFLASPSKIIIVAVAHGSRRPGYWHSRV from the coding sequence ATGATCGTTGAGTTCAACGCCGAAGCCGGCGACGAATTCGATCGTGCCACGGAGTGGTACCGCCACCAAAGTGCAAAGGCTGCGAACTCATTCGTACTGAAGGTCCAAGAGGCAATTAGCGGAATCGTGGCGGATCCTCAGCGATTTGAACGAGTGAAACACGGTTGTCAGCGCTGTGGACTACGGCCGTTTCCCTATTCGCTCATTTTTCTCGCTTCGCCCTCGAAAATCATCATTGTCGCGGTCGCACATGGTAGCCGACGGCCCGGTTATTGGCATTCGCGAGTCTAG
- a CDS encoding addiction module protein, with translation MVDFKAVLDAARQLTEEEQLRLSDMLRDSVPNQVEPLHEEWDAEIERRVSAVNDETAVLTSWDVIRDRALKRIGPVDDR, from the coding sequence ATGGTAGATTTTAAGGCAGTGCTAGACGCAGCCCGGCAGCTGACGGAAGAAGAGCAGTTGCGCCTCAGCGACATGCTGCGCGACTCCGTCCCAAACCAGGTCGAACCGCTTCATGAGGAATGGGATGCGGAAATTGAACGGCGCGTCTCAGCAGTCAATGACGAGACTGCAGTCCTGACTTCTTGGGATGTTATTCGCGACCGAGCACTGAAGCGCATCGGACCAGTCGATGATCGTTGA
- a CDS encoding chemotaxis protein CheX has protein sequence MSLLAEMDVVQELADPHLVRALREAVDSALMMCATQARCVGISRVPGREVGKITGLIGVHGRVSGFVTVNLAERVAIRAVEGLLQDRFGQLTAQVVDGAGEITNLIVGGIKSNLAGTPWSFSHITIPSVIVGQGYQIAYARGLEFVCLTFEHADEQSLVIDDRLLQVSISLLKL, from the coding sequence ATGTCGCTGCTCGCCGAAATGGATGTTGTTCAGGAATTGGCCGATCCGCACCTGGTGCGGGCCTTGCGCGAAGCCGTCGACAGCGCGCTGATGATGTGCGCCACGCAGGCTCGCTGCGTGGGCATCTCGCGCGTCCCCGGCCGCGAAGTGGGGAAGATCACTGGCCTCATCGGCGTGCATGGACGGGTGTCGGGCTTTGTCACGGTCAACCTCGCCGAGCGCGTGGCCATCCGCGCGGTCGAAGGCCTGCTGCAAGACCGCTTCGGTCAACTCACGGCCCAAGTCGTTGACGGCGCCGGCGAGATTACCAACTTGATCGTTGGCGGCATCAAGTCGAACCTGGCCGGCACTCCCTGGAGCTTTTCGCACATCACCATCCCTTCGGTGATCGTCGGCCAGGGCTATCAAATCGCCTACGCCCGCGGCCTCGAGTTTGTCTGCCTCACGTTCGAACATGCCGACGAGCAATCGCTGGTCATCGACGATCGGCTGCTGCAGGTGAGCATCTCGCTGCTGAAGCTGTAG
- a CDS encoding DUF2293 domain-containing protein, with amino-acid sequence MPKNSIVVAPGPADRTVITAEGRVLTVPADWELLPPGDPALTRRVKAAGQTWALQEKRGRKIFSKGLWCSSKDVATIRAQLAIERADPKYARKQAAAAEKRAGKQADYVENFRGAVLSFLRFAPVHQSLAERLATAITEHATPVGSGTVARTERIPIEERAQAATIAWMRHQTTAYDEMKIARIKGERRAVRRELAEQSRQLLDGYRRGLPAAAGCPLQAALNAKG; translated from the coding sequence ATGCCCAAGAATTCCATCGTCGTTGCTCCCGGTCCCGCCGATCGAACGGTGATCACTGCCGAAGGCCGCGTGCTGACCGTGCCGGCCGATTGGGAACTGTTGCCGCCTGGCGATCCCGCGCTTACCCGCCGCGTAAAAGCAGCTGGCCAAACCTGGGCCCTGCAAGAGAAACGGGGCCGGAAGATTTTCTCGAAGGGCCTGTGGTGCTCTTCGAAAGATGTGGCCACGATTCGCGCGCAACTGGCCATCGAACGGGCCGATCCCAAGTATGCTCGCAAGCAAGCGGCAGCCGCGGAGAAGCGCGCCGGAAAGCAGGCCGACTACGTCGAAAACTTCCGCGGCGCTGTCTTATCGTTCTTGCGATTTGCGCCCGTTCATCAATCGCTGGCTGAACGACTCGCCACGGCGATCACCGAGCATGCCACGCCCGTTGGTAGCGGCACTGTTGCGCGGACCGAACGGATCCCGATCGAGGAACGAGCTCAAGCCGCGACCATCGCCTGGATGCGCCATCAAACGACGGCCTACGATGAAATGAAGATCGCCCGGATCAAAGGCGAACGCCGCGCCGTCCGCCGAGAACTCGCCGAGCAATCGCGGCAACTCCTCGATGGCTACCGCCGTGGATTGCCCGCCGCGGCAGGTTGTCCACTGCAAGCAGCATTGAACGCCAAGGGCTAA